The following proteins come from a genomic window of Streptomyces liliiviolaceus:
- a CDS encoding ATP-binding protein — protein MPGIETDVPWEYSLYIPNDLRAVTVSRRTLRLILTMHGLIRHVDVAELLAAELVSNAVRHTKGPAALRVRWAAGVLRIGAWDADPGPPEPPCSTGDLLDLSEEGRGLALVKSCADTWGWHPLTTNGNGGKYVWCELASTA, from the coding sequence ATGCCTGGAATCGAGACCGACGTGCCGTGGGAGTACTCCCTCTACATCCCCAACGACCTCAGAGCGGTCACGGTGAGCCGCCGTACCCTCCGGCTGATCCTCACCATGCACGGCCTGATCCGGCACGTCGACGTGGCCGAACTCCTCGCCGCCGAGCTGGTGAGCAACGCCGTACGCCACACCAAGGGCCCCGCCGCCCTCCGCGTGCGCTGGGCGGCCGGCGTACTTCGGATCGGCGCCTGGGACGCGGACCCCGGCCCGCCGGAACCGCCGTGCTCGACGGGCGACTTGCTCGACCTCTCGGAGGAGGGTCGCGGCCTCGCCCTGGTCAAGTCCTGCGCCGACACCTGGGGCTGGCACCCCCTGACGACCAACGGCAACGGCGGCAAGTACGTGTGGTGCGAGCTGGCCTCTACGGCGTGA
- a CDS encoding helix-turn-helix domain-containing protein: MRREPTARQLRLATELRRLREAAGLNSREAAALLGVSPAQITHIESGLAGVSEKRLRRLASHYACTDTEFIDALVAMATDRTQGWWEEYRGLLPTSFLDLAELEHHAGFQRHVAILYVPGLLQTEDYARAVFASRLPELTDEEVELRIRHRMARQEIRVPYEVVLHEAALRIRVDDRATSKAQLAQLLTLSEADHITLRVIPFDLDGFAKASSTMTYVGGPLPKLDTVVRDAPHGSVFIDADAQLNTYRTSFRTVEASSLASEQSREFIHKLTKEL, translated from the coding sequence TTGAGGCGCGAACCAACGGCACGCCAGCTGCGCCTGGCCACCGAACTGCGCAGACTGCGCGAGGCCGCAGGCCTCAACTCCCGCGAGGCGGCGGCACTGCTCGGAGTGAGCCCGGCCCAGATCACCCACATCGAGTCCGGCCTGGCGGGCGTGAGCGAGAAACGCCTCCGCCGCCTCGCGTCCCACTACGCGTGCACGGACACGGAGTTCATCGACGCCCTGGTCGCGATGGCCACGGATCGGACACAGGGGTGGTGGGAGGAGTACCGGGGCCTACTGCCCACGTCGTTCCTGGACCTCGCCGAGTTGGAGCACCACGCCGGATTCCAACGCCATGTGGCCATCCTGTACGTGCCAGGGCTGCTCCAGACGGAGGATTACGCACGCGCTGTCTTCGCCTCCAGGCTGCCCGAACTCACCGATGAGGAAGTGGAGTTGCGCATTCGCCACCGGATGGCACGCCAGGAGATCCGCGTCCCGTACGAAGTGGTGCTTCACGAGGCGGCACTGCGGATCCGGGTCGATGACCGCGCCACCTCGAAGGCACAACTCGCCCAACTGCTCACGCTTTCCGAAGCGGACCACATCACCTTGCGAGTCATCCCCTTCGACCTGGACGGCTTCGCCAAGGCGTCCAGCACGATGACGTACGTCGGCGGGCCCCTGCCCAAGCTGGACACCGTGGTGCGCGACGCACCGCACGGCTCGGTCTTCATTGACGCCGATGCGCAGCTCAACACCTACCGAACGAGCTTCCGTACAGTGGAAGCCTCTTCGCTCGCCTCCGAACAGTCGCGCGAGTTCATCCACAAGCTGACGAAAGAGCTATGA
- the coaA gene encoding type I pantothenate kinase — protein sequence MISSVSSLPRSAHRPRPEATPYVDLTRAQWSALREKTPLPLTAEEVERLRGLGDVIDLDEVRDIYLPLSRLLNLYVGATDGLRGALNTFLGEKGSQSGTPFVIGVAGSVAVGKSTVARLLQALLSRWPEHPRVERVTTDGFLLPTKELQARGLMSRKGFPESYDRRALTRFVADIKAGKDEVTAPVYSHLIYDIVPDERLTVRRPDILIVEGLNVLQPALPGKDGRTRVGLADYFDFSVYVDAREEDIERWYLNRFRRLRETAFQNPSSYFRKYTQVSEEEALDYARTTWRTVNKVNLLENVAPTRGRATLVVRKGQDHKVQKLSLRKL from the coding sequence GTGATCTCATCGGTCTCCTCGTTGCCGCGGAGCGCCCACCGGCCCAGGCCGGAGGCGACTCCCTACGTCGACCTCACCCGTGCCCAGTGGAGCGCGCTGCGTGAGAAGACACCTCTTCCGCTGACCGCCGAGGAGGTGGAGAGACTGCGGGGTCTCGGCGATGTCATCGACCTCGACGAGGTACGGGACATCTATCTGCCGCTGTCCCGGCTCCTCAATCTCTACGTGGGCGCGACCGACGGCCTGCGCGGCGCCCTGAACACCTTCCTCGGCGAGAAGGGGTCGCAGTCCGGTACGCCGTTCGTGATAGGCGTGGCGGGTTCGGTCGCCGTCGGCAAGTCCACCGTCGCCCGCCTGCTGCAGGCCCTGCTGTCCCGCTGGCCGGAGCATCCGCGGGTCGAGCGGGTCACCACGGACGGTTTCCTGCTGCCCACGAAGGAACTGCAGGCGCGCGGGCTGATGTCCAGGAAGGGGTTCCCGGAGTCGTACGACCGCCGGGCGCTGACCCGGTTCGTCGCCGACATCAAGGCGGGCAAGGACGAGGTGACGGCCCCGGTCTACTCCCACCTCATCTACGACATCGTCCCCGACGAGCGACTCACCGTCCGCCGCCCCGACATCCTGATCGTCGAGGGCCTGAACGTCCTGCAGCCCGCCCTCCCCGGCAAGGACGGCCGCACCCGCGTCGGCCTCGCCGACTACTTCGACTTCAGCGTGTACGTGGACGCGCGGGAGGAGGACATCGAGCGCTGGTACCTGAACCGCTTCCGCCGGCTGCGCGAGACGGCGTTCCAGAACCCGTCCTCGTACTTCCGCAAGTACACCCAGGTCTCCGAGGAGGAGGCCCTCGACTACGCCCGCACGACCTGGCGAACGGTCAACAAGGTCAACCTCCTGGAGAACGTGGCCCCCACCCGAGGCCGAGCCACCCTGGTGGTCCGCAAAGGCCAGGACCACAAGGTCCAGAAGCTGAGCCTAAGAAAACTCTGA
- the glmS gene encoding glutamine--fructose-6-phosphate transaminase (isomerizing): MCGIVGYVGSQSALDVVVAGLKRLEYRGYDSAGIAVLADGGMAAAKKAGKLANLEKELVERPLPAGSTGIGHTRWATHGGPTDANAHPHLDNAGRVAVVHNGIIENFAELRAELTERGHALSSETDTEVVAHLLAEEFSACADLAESMRLVCRRLEGAFTLVAAHADEPDVVVGARRNSPLVVGVGEGEAFLASDVAAFIAHTRSAIELGQDQVVELRRDGVHVTGFDGSPAETRSYHVDWDVSAAEKGGYDYFMLKEIAEQPKAVADTLLGRIDASGSLTLDEVRIAPGALREVDKVVVVACGTAFHAGLIAKYAIEHWTRIPCEVELASEFRYRDPILDARTLVIAISQSGETMDTLMALRHAREQGAKVLAVCNTNGSTIPRESDAVLYTHAGPEVAVASTKAFLTQLVACYLVALYLGQVRGTKWGDEIRAVVRDLSRISEEVEQVLETMEPVRELARSLASKNTVLFLGRHVGYPVALEGALKLKELAYMHAEGFAAGELKHGPIALIEDDLPVVVVVPSPKGRSVLHDKIVSNIQEIRARGARTIVIAEEGDETVVPYADHLIRIPATPVLLQPLVATVPLQVFACELATARGNEVDQPRNLAKSVTVE; the protein is encoded by the coding sequence ATGTGCGGAATCGTGGGATACGTGGGGTCGCAGTCGGCGCTCGATGTCGTGGTCGCCGGACTGAAGCGGCTGGAGTACCGGGGGTACGACTCGGCGGGCATCGCGGTGCTCGCCGACGGCGGGATGGCCGCGGCGAAGAAGGCCGGCAAGCTCGCCAATCTGGAGAAGGAGCTGGTGGAGCGGCCGTTGCCGGCCGGTTCCACGGGGATCGGGCACACCCGCTGGGCCACGCACGGCGGCCCTACGGACGCGAACGCGCATCCGCATCTCGACAACGCGGGACGGGTCGCGGTCGTCCACAACGGCATCATCGAGAACTTCGCCGAGCTGCGGGCCGAGCTGACCGAGCGGGGACACGCGCTCTCCTCCGAGACGGACACCGAAGTCGTCGCGCACCTCCTCGCCGAGGAGTTCTCCGCGTGCGCCGACCTCGCCGAGTCCATGCGGCTGGTGTGCCGGCGGCTCGAAGGGGCCTTCACGCTGGTGGCCGCGCACGCCGATGAGCCGGACGTGGTGGTCGGCGCCCGGCGCAACTCGCCGCTCGTCGTGGGCGTCGGGGAGGGCGAGGCCTTCCTCGCCTCGGACGTCGCCGCGTTCATCGCGCACACCCGGTCCGCGATCGAGCTGGGGCAGGACCAGGTCGTCGAACTGCGGCGCGACGGCGTGCACGTCACCGGGTTCGACGGATCGCCGGCCGAGACCCGCTCGTACCACGTCGACTGGGACGTGTCCGCCGCCGAGAAGGGCGGCTACGACTACTTCATGCTCAAGGAGATCGCCGAGCAGCCGAAGGCGGTCGCCGACACGCTGCTCGGCCGTATCGACGCGAGCGGTTCGCTGACGCTCGACGAGGTGCGCATCGCGCCCGGGGCGCTGCGGGAGGTCGACAAGGTCGTCGTGGTGGCCTGCGGGACCGCCTTCCACGCCGGGCTCATCGCCAAGTACGCCATCGAGCACTGGACGCGGATCCCGTGCGAGGTGGAGCTGGCGAGCGAGTTCCGGTACCGGGACCCGATCCTGGACGCGCGGACGCTGGTCATCGCGATCTCGCAGTCCGGGGAGACCATGGACACGCTGATGGCGCTGCGGCACGCGCGGGAGCAGGGGGCGAAGGTCCTGGCCGTCTGCAACACGAACGGTTCGACGATCCCGCGCGAGTCGGACGCGGTGCTCTACACGCACGCTGGGCCCGAGGTGGCGGTCGCCTCCACGAAGGCGTTCCTGACGCAGCTCGTGGCCTGCTACCTGGTCGCCCTGTACCTGGGGCAGGTGCGCGGCACGAAGTGGGGCGACGAGATCCGGGCCGTCGTACGCGACCTGTCCCGGATCTCCGAGGAGGTCGAACAGGTCCTGGAGACGATGGAGCCGGTACGGGAGTTGGCGCGCTCCCTGGCCTCGAAGAACACCGTGCTGTTCCTGGGCCGGCACGTGGGCTACCCGGTCGCCCTGGAGGGCGCGCTCAAGCTCAAGGAACTCGCCTACATGCACGCCGAGGGCTTCGCGGCGGGCGAGCTGAAGCACGGGCCGATCGCTCTGATCGAGGACGACCTGCCGGTGGTCGTGGTGGTGCCGTCGCCGAAGGGGCGCTCGGTGCTGCACGACAAGATCGTCTCCAACATCCAGGAGATCCGGGCGCGGGGTGCGCGGACGATCGTGATCGCGGAGGAGGGGGACGAGACGGTGGTCCCGTACGCGGACCACCTGATCCGCATCCCCGCGACGCCGGTGCTGTTGCAGCCGCTGGTCGCGACGGTGCCGTTGCAGGTCTTCGCCTGCGAACTGGCGACCGCCCGCGGCAACGAGGTGGATCAGCCGCGCAACTTGGCGAAGTCGGTGACGGTGGAATAG
- a CDS encoding DUF397 domain-containing protein has translation MDNWRKSSYSGEGDGNECVEVATTPTHIAVRDSKTPADGTLTFTAGAFTPFVEALAQRYSTVTDFAKLRG, from the coding sequence ATGGACAACTGGCGGAAGTCCTCCTACTCGGGCGAGGGCGACGGCAACGAGTGCGTGGAGGTCGCAACCACCCCCACCCACATAGCCGTCCGCGACTCAAAGACCCCGGCCGACGGCACCCTCACCTTCACGGCCGGAGCCTTCACCCCCTTCGTCGAAGCCCTCGCGCAGCGCTATTCCACCGTCACCGACTTCGCCAAGTTGCGCGGCTGA